A genomic stretch from Pieris brassicae chromosome 9, ilPieBrab1.1, whole genome shotgun sequence includes:
- the LOC123713935 gene encoding glucose-induced degradation protein 8 homolog translates to MSFETTATNGNDKSERKYYDRTKSDDLQISRTDMNMLIMNYLVTEGFKEAALKFQQEAGLQEPALCSSLDERIMIREAVQGGRISEAIAMVNALHPELLDNDRYLYFHLQQLQLLELIRAGRAEEALAFASATLAEAGANDRNALTELERSLALLAFPDPHASPFADLLLPSHSQKIASELNAAILKMENQEYTNPKLCSLLRMILWSQSELDKHNVKYPKMTDLANATIEQPK, encoded by the exons ATGAGTTTTGAAACTACAGCCACCAATGGAAACGACAAATCTGAACGCAAATACTATGATCGCACAAAATCAGACGATTTGCAAATATCGAGGACAGATATGAATATGCtgataatgaattatttagtTACAG AGGGGTTTAAAGAAGCTGCTTTAAAGTTTCAACAAGAAGCAGGTCTGCAGGAGCCTGCCCTATGTAGCTCATTAGATGAGAGGATAATGATTAGAGAGGCAGTTCAAGGAGGTCGTATATCAGAAGCTATTGCTATGGTTAATGCTTTACACCCAGAGCTGCTAGACAATGACCGCTATCTATATTTCCACTTACag cAACTGCAGCTTCTGGAACTTATTCGGGCAGGTCGAGCAGAAGAAGCCTTAGCATTTGCTAGTGCAACATTAGCTGAGGCTGGGGCAAATGACCGTAATGCACTGACTGAACTTGAACGGTCACTAGCTTTATTGGCATTCCCTGATCCTCATGCTTCTCCCTTTGCTGACTTACTGCTACCATCTCACAGCCAAAAA ATTGCCAGTGAATTAAATGCAGCTATTCTGAAAATGGAAAACCAAGAATACACAAATCCAAAATTATGCAGTCTTTTAAGAATGATTCTTTGGTCACAAAGTGAACTGGACAAACACAATGTGAAATATCCAAAAATGACAGACCTCGCTAATGCTACAATTGAAcaacctaaataa
- the LOC123713934 gene encoding nucleoporin Nup35 — protein sequence MEPMALGSPTHSPSGSPNVGYLPPFLLGEINPPTTPRTNSLSPTKGRSLAFGSPTSPSQTSTPDQKVYRQSMLMHQQAIYNQQHVFSNIPSSPNVSFSTKPSGPPIEDLFDTIKSEPSINKSLFQDHSFVGYGNNNSFLQNSNVNNASVNNHSLTSQWQDGCQEIDEYWITVFGFPPNAANTVLARFSNCGAILDKQYPTQGNWAHIRYATRAEKERSLALNGRQILPGIMVGIVECKDPPRISAPSPGAFPERQSTQARSLCPTPMSQAPVPQRSSGLISKALDYVLSW from the exons ATGGAACCTATGGCTTTGGGTAGCCCCACACATTCTCCTTCAGGAAGTCCAAACGTGGGCTACTTGCCCCCTTTTTTGTTAGGTGAAATAAATCCCCCAACAACACCTCGAACAAACAGCTTATCGCCAACAAAGGGAAGAAGTCTTGCTTTTG GTTCACCAACAAGTCCATCTCAGACTTCCACACCCGATCAAAAAGTTTATCGTCAGAGTATGTTAATGCACCAACAAGCAATATATAATCAGCAACACGTATTTTCAAACATTCCATCGTCACCCAATGTTTCATTCTCTACCAAACCAAGTGGACCTCCTATTGAAGACCTATTTGATACTATTAAGTCTGAACCGTCAATCAATAAGTCACTTTTTCAAGATCACAGCTTTGTTGGATATGGTAACAACAATTCATTTCTACAGAActcaaatgtaaataatgctTCAGTGAATAACCATTCTTTGACGTCACAATGGCAAGATGGATGTCAAGAAATAGATGAATATTGGATCACAGTATTTGGGTTTCCTCCAAATGCTGCAAATACTGTACTGGCCAGATTTAGCAATTGTGGAGCTATTTTAG ATAAGCAATACCCAACTCAGGGTAACTGGGCACACATCAGGTATGCTACTAGAGCAGAGAAAGAGAGATCACTAGCTTTAAATGGGAGACAAATATTACCTGGTATCATGGTGGGAATTGTTGAATGTAAAGATCCACCTAGGATAAGTGCTCCAAGCCCTGGTGCATTCCCAGAAAG ACAATCAACTCAAGCAAGATCTCTGTGTCCTACTCCAATGTCACAAGCCCCAGTGCCACAACGGTCAAGTGGACTGATATCGAAAGCATTGGACTATGTTCTCAGTTGgtga